The following are from one region of the Streptomyces fradiae genome:
- a CDS encoding LuxR C-terminal-related transcriptional regulator → MLEALGIKESTEDVYRLLLERPEYGVTEMAAHLGRRESEVRDALLCLADLKLVLMDESSGEVEPFSPDVGFSFLLSRAEAELSKRRRQVEQAGRAVAGILASYSEGPEHTTRRDLVDRITGLDAVRERLEDLAAGARSECLSLLPGGAQLPDTMDASKPLDQLALERGVGIRSIYQDSFRNDPPTVDYVRWYCGLGGEARTVPVVPMLMVIVDREAALVPVDPTDGRAGALEVRSPGLVHALVVLFDRIWESGTPFGEAPRRDEHDLSPQERELLMLLGIGCTDDIAARRLGVSLRTVRRMSSELMNRLGARSRFEAGVRAAKEGWL, encoded by the coding sequence ATGCTGGAGGCGCTCGGCATCAAGGAGTCGACGGAGGACGTCTACCGTCTGCTCCTGGAGCGGCCCGAGTACGGGGTGACGGAGATGGCGGCCCATCTGGGCCGCCGGGAGAGCGAGGTCCGCGACGCGCTTCTGTGCCTGGCGGATCTCAAACTCGTCCTGATGGACGAATCCTCGGGCGAGGTGGAGCCCTTCTCCCCCGACGTCGGGTTCTCCTTCCTGCTGTCCCGCGCGGAGGCCGAACTCAGCAAGCGCAGACGCCAGGTGGAGCAGGCGGGCCGCGCGGTGGCCGGAATCCTCGCCAGCTACTCCGAGGGACCCGAGCACACGACCCGCCGCGATCTGGTCGACCGGATCACCGGGCTCGACGCGGTGCGCGAGCGCCTGGAGGACCTGGCGGCCGGCGCCCGCTCCGAGTGCCTGTCACTGCTACCGGGCGGCGCGCAGCTGCCCGACACCATGGACGCGAGCAAGCCGCTCGACCAACTCGCCCTGGAACGCGGGGTCGGGATCCGGTCGATCTACCAGGACAGTTTCCGGAACGATCCGCCCACCGTCGACTACGTGCGCTGGTACTGCGGCCTCGGCGGCGAGGCCCGCACCGTCCCCGTGGTGCCCATGCTCATGGTCATCGTCGACCGCGAGGCCGCGCTCGTCCCGGTCGACCCGACCGACGGCCGGGCGGGCGCCCTGGAGGTGCGCAGCCCGGGCCTGGTGCACGCCCTGGTCGTCCTCTTCGACCGGATCTGGGAGTCCGGCACCCCGTTCGGCGAGGCCCCGCGCCGCGACGAGCACGACCTCTCGCCGCAGGAGCGGGAGTTGCTGATGCTGCTCGGCATCGGCTGCACCGACGACATCGCCGCCCGCCGGCTCGGGGTCTCGCTGCGCACCGTGCGCCGGATGAGTTCGGAGCTGATGAACCGGCTCGGGGCCCGCAGCCGCTTCGAGGCGGGCGTCCGCGCGGCCAAGGAAGGCTGGTTGTGA
- a CDS encoding aldo/keto reductase, with amino-acid sequence MEYTTLGGPDGPRVSTLCLGTLPFGTRIDEETAFAVLDRFHEAGGTFIDTANTYAFWEPGATGAESELVIGRWLRSRGVRDEMVLATKVGALPDPPGSAWPECAEGLSAPVIRRQVEESLRNLGTDRIDLYYAHIDDRATPVAETMGAFGELVAAGKIGRAGCSNFAAWRIEESRGAARAAGVPDYAAVQQRFTYLRPRPGAEFGVNPHASEELLDYLGTRPELTFTAYTTQLTGAYTDPAKEVPEQYRHAGSERRLKVLAEVAAETGATANQVVLAWALGGRLPVLPVIGASSPGQLDETLGAVGLTLDEELRKRLDDAD; translated from the coding sequence ATGGAGTACACGACGCTCGGCGGGCCCGACGGCCCGCGCGTGAGCACGCTGTGCCTGGGCACCCTGCCCTTCGGCACCCGGATCGACGAGGAGACCGCCTTCGCCGTCCTCGACCGCTTCCACGAGGCCGGCGGCACCTTCATCGACACCGCCAACACCTACGCCTTCTGGGAACCGGGGGCCACCGGCGCGGAGAGCGAGCTGGTCATCGGGCGCTGGCTGCGCAGCCGGGGCGTCCGGGACGAGATGGTGCTCGCCACCAAGGTGGGCGCGCTGCCCGATCCGCCCGGCTCGGCCTGGCCGGAGTGCGCGGAGGGCCTGTCGGCGCCGGTGATCCGGCGGCAGGTGGAGGAGAGCCTGCGCAATCTCGGCACGGACCGGATCGACCTCTACTACGCGCACATCGACGACCGGGCGACGCCGGTCGCCGAGACGATGGGCGCGTTCGGCGAGCTGGTCGCGGCCGGGAAGATCGGCCGGGCCGGCTGCTCCAACTTCGCGGCCTGGCGGATCGAGGAGTCGCGGGGCGCGGCGCGGGCCGCCGGGGTGCCGGACTACGCGGCGGTGCAGCAGCGCTTCACCTATCTGCGGCCGCGCCCGGGCGCGGAGTTCGGGGTGAACCCGCACGCCTCCGAGGAGCTGCTCGACTATCTGGGCACCCGGCCGGAGCTGACCTTCACGGCGTACACGACCCAGCTGACCGGCGCCTACACCGATCCGGCCAAGGAGGTGCCGGAGCAGTACCGGCACGCCGGCTCGGAGCGGCGCCTGAAGGTCCTCGCGGAGGTCGCGGCGGAGACCGGGGCGACGGCGAACCAGGTGGTCCTGGCCTGGGCGCTGGGCGGGCGGCTCCCGGTGCTCCCGGTGATCGGGGCGAGCTCGCCCGGGCAGCTCGACGAGACGCTGGGCGCGGTGGGGCTGACGCTCGACGAGGAGCTGAGGAAGCGGCTCGACGATGCGGACTAG
- a CDS encoding endonuclease/exonuclease/phosphatase family protein encodes MVLLCTLGWAGFLALHLALNGRWWPWLAVSLLPPVALAAVPVALLAAALAGGAWGAAGLAAGCLLVAWPQNGINLRALGRRRSGCPDPGSGPRLVSWNTQHWNQGGDPDRFYAFLRELDADVYVLQEYLNGFEGGEVWDIDDEERLRAAFPDHHRAIGNNAVTLSRLPLAGPPVPVGACSLRADLRTGDGVLSTYNVHIPVQLTVMNPLRPAFFRDMRRRSRARDAEYAALVADLRDNPHPVLVTGDFNTSAAIGDIRRMPGSLRDAIGVCRSVLPASWNARSRLRLWRIDWAFTGGGARVGAYRFRDARGLSDHLVQELTLISPKKGND; translated from the coding sequence GTGGTCCTCCTCTGCACTCTCGGCTGGGCCGGCTTCCTCGCCCTGCACCTCGCGCTCAACGGGCGCTGGTGGCCCTGGCTCGCGGTCTCACTGCTTCCGCCGGTCGCCCTGGCCGCCGTACCGGTGGCGCTGCTGGCCGCCGCCCTGGCCGGCGGGGCGTGGGGGGCCGCGGGGCTGGCGGCCGGCTGCCTGCTCGTCGCCTGGCCGCAGAACGGGATCAATCTCCGGGCCCTCGGGCGGCGGCGGTCCGGCTGCCCGGATCCGGGCAGCGGGCCGCGGCTGGTCTCCTGGAACACCCAGCACTGGAACCAGGGCGGCGATCCCGACCGGTTCTACGCCTTTCTGCGCGAGCTCGACGCGGACGTGTACGTGCTCCAGGAGTACCTGAACGGCTTCGAGGGCGGCGAGGTCTGGGACATCGACGACGAGGAGCGGCTGCGGGCCGCGTTCCCGGACCACCACCGGGCGATCGGCAACAACGCGGTGACGCTGTCCCGGCTCCCGCTCGCCGGGCCGCCGGTGCCGGTCGGCGCCTGCTCGCTGCGGGCGGACCTGCGGACCGGCGACGGGGTGCTTTCCACGTACAACGTGCACATCCCCGTCCAGCTGACCGTCATGAACCCGCTGCGGCCGGCGTTCTTCCGGGACATGCGGCGACGCTCCCGGGCCCGGGACGCGGAGTACGCGGCGCTCGTCGCCGACCTGCGGGACAACCCGCATCCGGTGCTCGTCACCGGGGACTTCAACACCAGCGCGGCGATCGGCGACATCCGCCGGATGCCCGGCTCGCTGCGCGACGCGATCGGCGTCTGCCGCTCGGTCCTGCCGGCCAGCTGGAACGCCCGGTCGCGGCTGCGGCTGTGGCGGATCGACTGGGCGTTCACGGGCGGCGGCGCCCGGGTCGGCGCGTACCGCTTCCGCGACGCGCGGGGCCTGTCGGACCACCTGGTCCAGGAACTCACCCTCATCTCTCCGAAGAAGGGAAACGACTGA
- a CDS encoding endonuclease/exonuclease/phosphatase family protein, whose product MADTLAPEAVREEAAPAPAVRPRGRRRNLLVAGAAAAWLVLLGVEWVLDGRFWPGNLVGIVPPAAFVLVPLLLAALAPLARGSARWRALGAAGLALLLGLGQSGIDPAALWRSEPRPGADAVRVFAWNTNSWNQLLGTQDHFYAFLKAKQADVYLLHEYQHVTADRKGKLPIDDLARLRREFPGYEVVVRGELVTLSRFPVVGQPAVGPARAVPAGADWATTYRETKVLRTDLLVGGRVVSFYNVHMPVWNSMPDGLLSPAFYRHMRERFAPRRAQYAGLTADLAANRNPVVVAGDFNTTAAMTDLDPLRERLADAAGVSTDPYPTSWEEGGWKPFWRTDWAFTGNGARAERYSFGDPEKLSDHATQDLWVGLPGRD is encoded by the coding sequence GTGGCTGACACGCTCGCGCCGGAGGCCGTACGGGAGGAGGCCGCCCCGGCCCCCGCCGTACGGCCCCGGGGGCGCCGCCGCAACCTGCTTGTGGCGGGCGCGGCGGCGGCCTGGCTGGTGCTGCTCGGCGTCGAGTGGGTGCTCGACGGGCGGTTCTGGCCCGGCAACCTGGTCGGCATCGTGCCACCCGCCGCCTTCGTGCTCGTCCCGCTGCTCCTCGCGGCCCTGGCGCCGCTCGCCCGGGGCTCCGCCCGGTGGCGCGCCCTGGGCGCGGCGGGTCTCGCCCTGCTCCTCGGTCTCGGGCAGTCGGGCATCGACCCGGCGGCCCTGTGGCGGTCCGAGCCGCGGCCCGGCGCGGACGCGGTCCGGGTCTTCGCCTGGAACACCAACTCGTGGAACCAGCTCCTCGGCACCCAGGACCACTTCTACGCCTTCCTGAAGGCGAAGCAGGCGGATGTGTATCTGCTGCACGAGTACCAGCACGTCACCGCCGACCGGAAGGGCAAGCTCCCGATCGACGACCTGGCGCGGCTGCGCCGGGAGTTCCCCGGCTACGAGGTGGTGGTGCGCGGCGAGCTGGTGACGCTCTCCCGCTTCCCCGTCGTCGGACAGCCGGCCGTCGGCCCGGCGCGGGCGGTCCCGGCGGGCGCCGACTGGGCGACGACCTACCGCGAGACCAAGGTGCTGCGCACGGACCTGCTGGTCGGGGGCCGGGTGGTGTCGTTCTACAACGTGCACATGCCGGTGTGGAACAGCATGCCGGACGGTCTCCTGTCCCCCGCCTTCTACCGGCACATGCGGGAGCGCTTCGCACCGCGCCGGGCGCAGTACGCGGGCCTGACGGCCGACCTGGCCGCGAACCGCAACCCGGTGGTGGTGGCCGGCGACTTCAACACCACGGCCGCCATGACGGACCTGGACCCGCTGCGGGAGCGGCTCGCCGACGCGGCGGGGGTGAGCACCGACCCGTACCCCACGAGCTGGGAGGAGGGCGGCTGGAAGCCGTTCTGGCGCACCGACTGGGCGTTCACCGGGAACGGGGCGCGGGCCGAGCGCTACTCCTTCGGCGATCCGGAGAAGCTGTCCGACCACGCGACGCAGGACCTGTGGGTCGGGCTGCCGGGGAGGGACTGA
- a CDS encoding glycosyltransferase family 2 protein, whose translation MSSLPLVSVIVPNYNYGRSIGLCVEAALAQTYPNIEVVVVDDCSTDDSARIAAEAGARVVSTGVNSGVAVARNLGAEVTTGEILVFLDSDVAMHPDAVAKAVELLAAGQGYGAICGTYEPEPLIRDSLIEEYRSLQQYYLLLKSEGVITTVHTAILAMPRRVFEEVGPFNPILRHTEDQDYGRRISERYTVLSSLEVRGRHDHDDTVRIVLDKVFARARLAVPLILGRRHLQGGFVTGPRAGASLAAPLAVAALAAPLLWGALWALLPLALFVLGVLGDLDMYREVRRHRGRVFLGYFVAVNFLVNLTVFAAIAVAGVQWLCSARFRHLYDPQPRPDAAPAPASVGAGRG comes from the coding sequence ATGTCCTCCCTCCCCCTCGTCTCCGTCATCGTCCCCAACTACAACTACGGGCGCTCGATCGGCCTGTGCGTCGAGGCCGCCCTCGCCCAGACGTACCCGAACATCGAGGTCGTCGTGGTCGACGACTGCTCCACCGACGACTCCGCCCGGATCGCCGCCGAGGCCGGCGCCCGGGTGGTGTCCACCGGCGTCAACAGCGGGGTCGCGGTGGCCCGCAACCTCGGCGCCGAGGTCACCACCGGCGAGATCCTGGTCTTCCTCGACTCCGATGTCGCCATGCACCCCGACGCGGTCGCCAAGGCCGTCGAACTCCTCGCCGCCGGGCAGGGGTACGGGGCGATCTGCGGCACCTACGAGCCCGAGCCGCTGATCCGGGACAGCCTGATCGAGGAGTACCGCTCGCTCCAGCAGTACTACCTGCTGCTCAAGTCGGAGGGCGTGATCACCACCGTCCACACCGCGATCCTGGCCATGCCCCGGCGGGTCTTCGAGGAGGTCGGCCCCTTCAACCCGATCCTGCGGCACACCGAGGACCAGGACTACGGGCGCCGCATCTCCGAGCGGTACACGGTGCTCAGCTCCCTGGAGGTGCGGGGGCGGCACGACCACGACGACACCGTGAGGATCGTCCTCGACAAGGTCTTCGCCCGCGCCCGGCTCGCCGTGCCGCTCATCCTCGGCCGCCGCCACCTCCAGGGCGGCTTCGTCACCGGCCCGCGCGCCGGCGCCAGCCTCGCCGCCCCGCTCGCGGTCGCCGCCCTGGCCGCGCCGCTGCTGTGGGGCGCGCTGTGGGCGCTGCTTCCGCTCGCCCTGTTCGTCCTGGGCGTCCTCGGCGACCTGGACATGTACCGGGAGGTGCGGCGGCACCGGGGCCGGGTCTTCCTCGGCTACTTCGTGGCCGTCAACTTCCTGGTGAACCTGACGGTGTTCGCGGCGATCGCCGTCGCGGGCGTGCAGTGGCTGTGCTCGGCGCGCTTCCGGCATCTGTACGACCCGCAGCCCCGCCCCGACGCGGCGCCCGCCCCTGCCTCGGTGGGTGCGGGTCGTGGCTGA
- a CDS encoding NAD-dependent epimerase/dehydratase family protein, with protein sequence MVTGGAGMLGSTLIDRLLDDGRQVHCVDLRAPRTEHGNLTHTVSDVRDEAVMKRVTADADVVVHCAAALPSYPADTIRSVIVGGTEAVLGAAEANAVPRVVHISSTAVYGLPKVVPTPEEYPREPVDTYSAAKAEAEVVAERFRGREMCVPILRPKTFLGPGRMGLFAMLFEWAEEGRNFPVLGRGDVRIQMFDVADLVDAVVTAMEAPDERADDTFNLGATEFGTLREDFQAVLDAAGHGKKVRSLPARPALAALSLLQRSGLSPVYGRLLHKLLDDSFVSTDKARDVLGFRPQHSNQDAILRTFAWWRAQQAAQTAARPAKKSEGVTSVEPWRQGALSLAKVLF encoded by the coding sequence GTGGTCACCGGCGGTGCCGGAATGCTCGGTTCGACCCTGATCGACCGGCTGCTCGATGACGGCCGGCAGGTGCACTGCGTGGACCTGCGGGCCCCCCGTACGGAGCACGGGAACCTCACCCACACCGTCTCGGACGTCCGGGACGAGGCCGTGATGAAGCGGGTGACGGCGGACGCGGACGTGGTGGTGCACTGCGCGGCGGCGCTGCCCAGCTATCCGGCGGACACCATACGGTCGGTGATCGTCGGCGGTACGGAGGCGGTGCTCGGCGCGGCCGAGGCGAACGCCGTGCCGCGGGTCGTGCACATCTCCTCGACCGCCGTGTACGGGCTGCCGAAGGTGGTGCCGACGCCCGAGGAGTACCCGCGCGAGCCGGTCGACACCTACAGCGCGGCCAAGGCGGAGGCGGAGGTGGTCGCGGAGCGCTTCCGGGGCCGGGAGATGTGCGTGCCGATCCTGCGGCCGAAGACCTTCCTCGGGCCGGGCCGGATGGGGTTGTTCGCGATGCTCTTCGAGTGGGCGGAGGAGGGCCGGAACTTCCCGGTCCTCGGCCGCGGCGACGTCCGCATCCAGATGTTCGACGTGGCCGATCTCGTGGACGCGGTGGTGACGGCGATGGAGGCGCCGGACGAGCGGGCCGACGACACCTTCAACCTCGGGGCGACCGAGTTCGGCACGCTCCGCGAGGACTTCCAGGCCGTCCTGGACGCGGCGGGCCACGGCAAGAAGGTCCGTTCGCTGCCCGCCCGGCCGGCGCTCGCCGCGCTCAGCCTGCTGCAGCGCTCCGGGCTCTCCCCGGTCTACGGGCGGCTGCTGCACAAGCTGCTCGACGACAGCTTCGTCTCCACCGACAAGGCCCGTGACGTGCTCGGCTTCCGGCCGCAGCACTCCAACCAGGACGCCATTCTGCGCACCTTCGCCTGGTGGCGCGCCCAGCAGGCCGCGCAGACCGCCGCCCGCCCCGCGAAGAAGAGCGAGGGCGTCACCAGCGTCGAACCGTGGCGCCAGGGAGCCCTCTCCCTCGCCAAGGTCCTCTTCTAA
- a CDS encoding aspartate aminotransferase family protein → MSGQQLYTVDDCESLTTKQVHGLYKDHVNKAQVSLMTSFGFGQELVESAEGVWITQRDGRRVLDFTGGVGVLNHGHNHPRILAARQRFQDRKSMEVHKTYFSPYVAALGHNLAQLLPGDLNMSFFPNSGAEAVEGAVKLAYKYHGGRRSRVLRADISFHGKLLGSGALTGQNASGFQFPGIPGVGIFRYGDLDSVRKLVAELRTAKGESDVYAILIEPLSASTMNECSEEFLRGLRELCTAEDIVLLFDEIYTGWGKTGTLFHFMRYEGLVPDILTTSKSFGGGKSSISAFVAREPVFRNAYDNLTDALLQSTSTTYYGFGEEAVTAIEAVNVAVEDDYPARARAIERILGPGLERIAKEHPDVVAEVRGHGALHGVFLHKGPKVLELVTKLVPGAMTKDPRFRTKLITSSVVNALYRDHGVYTYYTLNGDNPLMVAPSLVAEEHEVEFFLDCLDKTLAQGLPRLLTRFVKEKVSSLW, encoded by the coding sequence GTGTCCGGACAGCAGCTCTACACCGTCGACGACTGCGAGTCGCTGACCACCAAGCAGGTCCACGGCCTCTACAAGGACCACGTCAACAAGGCCCAGGTCTCCCTGATGACCTCCTTCGGCTTCGGCCAGGAGCTCGTCGAGAGCGCCGAGGGCGTCTGGATCACCCAGCGCGACGGCCGGCGGGTGCTCGACTTCACCGGCGGCGTCGGCGTCCTCAACCACGGCCACAACCACCCGCGGATCCTCGCCGCCCGGCAGCGCTTCCAGGACCGCAAGAGCATGGAGGTCCACAAGACCTACTTCTCGCCGTACGTCGCCGCCCTCGGCCACAACCTGGCCCAACTGCTGCCCGGCGACCTGAACATGTCGTTCTTCCCCAACTCCGGCGCGGAGGCGGTCGAGGGCGCGGTCAAGCTGGCGTACAAGTACCACGGCGGCCGGCGCTCCCGGGTGCTGCGGGCCGACATCTCCTTCCACGGCAAGCTGCTCGGCTCGGGCGCCCTGACCGGCCAGAACGCGTCGGGCTTCCAGTTCCCCGGCATCCCGGGCGTGGGGATCTTCCGGTACGGCGACCTGGACTCCGTACGGAAGCTGGTGGCCGAACTCCGCACCGCCAAGGGCGAGTCGGACGTGTACGCGATCCTCATCGAGCCGCTGTCGGCGTCCACGATGAACGAGTGCTCGGAGGAGTTCCTGCGCGGGCTGCGGGAGTTGTGCACGGCCGAGGACATCGTGCTGCTCTTCGACGAGATCTACACCGGCTGGGGCAAGACCGGCACGCTCTTCCACTTCATGCGCTACGAGGGCCTGGTCCCCGACATCCTCACCACCTCGAAGTCCTTCGGCGGCGGCAAGTCCTCCATCTCCGCCTTCGTCGCCCGCGAGCCGGTCTTCCGCAATGCCTACGACAACCTCACCGACGCCCTGCTCCAGTCGACCTCGACGACCTACTACGGCTTCGGCGAGGAGGCGGTCACCGCGATCGAGGCGGTCAACGTGGCCGTGGAGGACGATTATCCGGCGCGCGCCCGGGCCATCGAGCGGATCCTCGGCCCGGGTCTGGAGCGGATCGCCAAGGAGCACCCGGACGTGGTCGCCGAGGTGCGCGGCCACGGGGCGCTGCACGGCGTCTTCCTGCACAAGGGCCCGAAGGTGCTTGAGCTGGTGACGAAGCTGGTGCCGGGCGCGATGACGAAGGACCCGCGCTTCCGCACCAAGCTGATCACCTCGTCGGTGGTCAACGCCCTGTACCGGGACCACGGCGTCTACACGTACTACACGCTCAACGGCGACAACCCGCTGATGGTCGCCCCCTCCCTGGTCGCCGAGGAGCACGAGGTCGAGTTCTTCCTCGACTGCCTCGACAAGACCCTCGCCCAGGGGCTGCCCCGTCTGCTCACCCGTTTCGTCAAGGAGAAGGTGTCGTCGCTGTGGTAA
- a CDS encoding lysylphosphatidylglycerol synthase domain-containing protein gives MTTTALPAPGVRLRRLLRVLFPLAVVSGIGVALYERAGELAALVLRPGSVPYLLLALAANAVAVLFTMATWRSLLADLGPRLPGRTTTRIYFTSYLGKYVPGAVWGVLAQLRMAGAAGVPAPVVLAVFLLNLIVAVLTGLAVGPVAAPWTLGPGAWWLVLPGALTLVLLVKPRLLNSLAACAARLARRPAPQARASARGVRRALAAATASWAVSGLHLWALAVMLGAPPLTALPVCVGGFALATAAASLVVVLPDGWGAREALLLLSLTAVLPWQEATAVAVASRVVCTLSEVLVGGAALLLTLPRKPRPSPVVPDSPDSPEGIPCPDSSSTPSTTASR, from the coding sequence ATGACGACGACCGCCCTGCCCGCCCCCGGCGTACGGCTCCGGCGCCTGCTGCGGGTCCTGTTCCCGCTCGCCGTCGTCAGCGGCATCGGCGTCGCGCTGTACGAGCGGGCCGGCGAGCTCGCCGCGCTCGTCCTGCGGCCCGGCTCCGTCCCGTACCTGCTGCTCGCCCTCGCCGCCAACGCCGTCGCCGTCCTGTTCACCATGGCCACCTGGCGCAGCCTGCTCGCCGACCTCGGGCCGCGGCTGCCCGGCCGGACCACCACCCGGATCTACTTCACCTCCTACCTCGGCAAGTACGTGCCGGGCGCGGTCTGGGGCGTCCTCGCCCAGCTGCGGATGGCCGGCGCCGCCGGGGTGCCCGCACCCGTCGTGCTCGCCGTCTTCCTGCTCAACCTGATCGTCGCCGTCCTCACCGGCCTCGCCGTCGGACCGGTCGCCGCGCCCTGGACGCTCGGCCCCGGGGCCTGGTGGCTGGTGCTGCCGGGCGCGCTCACCCTCGTACTCCTCGTGAAGCCGCGGCTGCTCAACTCGCTGGCGGCGTGCGCCGCCCGGCTCGCCCGGCGGCCGGCGCCGCAGGCCCGGGCCAGTGCCCGGGGCGTACGCCGGGCGCTCGCCGCCGCCACCGCCTCCTGGGCGGTGTCCGGACTGCATCTGTGGGCGCTGGCGGTGATGCTCGGCGCCCCGCCGCTGACCGCGCTGCCGGTCTGCGTGGGCGGCTTCGCCCTCGCGACCGCCGCCGCGAGCCTCGTGGTCGTCCTGCCGGACGGCTGGGGCGCCCGCGAGGCCCTGCTGCTGCTCTCGCTGACCGCCGTCCTGCCCTGGCAGGAGGCGACGGCGGTCGCGGTGGCCAGCCGGGTGGTCTGCACCCTCAGCGAGGTCCTGGTCGGCGGCGCCGCCCTGCTCCTCACCCTGCCCCGGAAGCCCCGCCCCTCCCCCGTCGTTCCCGACTCTCCCGACTCTCCCGAAGGAATCCCGTGTCCGGACAGCAGCTCTACACCGTCGACGACTGCGAGTCGCTGA
- a CDS encoding UbiA prenyltransferase family protein: MATPTLTGRQTRPTARPPSPRPPGLVADLTALVRPGQWTKNLVVVPLGLLGAPRLDGAALGGAFAAIAVFTLASALIYLVNDLGDRDRDRRHPEKRHRPIAAGRIGVGTAVTFAAALALLLAATIGLTVATGATAPADWWPVAAYVALNAAYSRGLKHVPLLDVFIVALGFVLRLAQGCLASGNPVPSWLALGVFTLCLLLILGKRRHEMGVGGVLHRPALRGYTVGFLDQLLGFTAVLAAVSYVLHVQASPVFGAHGPLVAVLTAPCALFGLARYLQLIVVDAGGGNPTRALFHDRTTVANALLWAGLLTAAWLLGR; this comes from the coding sequence ATGGCTACGCCCACGCTCACCGGCCGGCAGACCCGCCCGACCGCACGGCCGCCCTCTCCCCGGCCACCCGGCCTCGTCGCCGACCTCACCGCCCTGGTCCGCCCCGGCCAGTGGACGAAGAACCTGGTCGTCGTCCCGCTCGGGCTGCTCGGCGCGCCCCGCCTCGACGGCGCCGCGCTCGGCGGCGCGTTCGCCGCGATCGCCGTCTTCACCCTGGCGTCCGCGCTGATCTACCTGGTCAACGACCTCGGCGACCGGGACCGCGACCGGCGCCACCCGGAGAAGCGGCACCGGCCGATCGCCGCCGGCCGGATCGGGGTCGGCACCGCCGTGACGTTCGCCGCCGCCCTCGCGCTGCTGCTCGCGGCCACGATCGGGCTGACTGTCGCCACCGGCGCCACCGCGCCCGCCGACTGGTGGCCGGTCGCCGCGTACGTCGCGCTGAACGCCGCGTACAGCAGGGGGCTCAAGCACGTGCCGCTGCTCGACGTGTTCATCGTCGCGCTCGGCTTCGTGCTGCGGCTCGCCCAGGGCTGTCTGGCCTCCGGCAACCCGGTGCCCAGCTGGCTCGCGCTCGGGGTCTTCACCCTCTGCCTGCTGCTGATCCTCGGCAAGCGGCGGCACGAGATGGGCGTCGGCGGGGTGCTGCACCGGCCCGCCCTTCGCGGCTACACGGTCGGCTTCCTCGACCAGCTGCTCGGCTTCACCGCGGTGCTCGCGGCGGTGAGCTATGTGCTGCACGTGCAGGCCAGTCCGGTCTTCGGCGCCCACGGGCCGCTGGTCGCCGTCCTCACCGCGCCCTGCGCGCTGTTCGGCCTCGCCCGCTACCTCCAGCTGATCGTGGTCGACGCGGGCGGCGGCAACCCCACCCGGGCCCTGTTCCACGACCGGACGACGGTGGCCAACGCGCTGCTCTGGGCGGGCCTGCTCACCGCGGCCTGGCTGCTCGGCCGATGA
- a CDS encoding glycosyltransferase family 2 protein — protein sequence MPRARPSVSVIIPNYNYEKTLRACLDSVLAQTHAPLDVIVVDDASTDRSRDIAREFGVVLIANPRNRGVSAARNLGAAAARGEVLFFLDSDTALHPEALANAVDLLDADPGLGCVHGVLDPEPLFDDGPVERYHALHAHFWRRRAAGEVRTAFFALGAIRKEVFERVGPFDENLRDSEDVEYSGRLVRSHRILMTEAIRGRHDDVDRLGAMLSEQYRRSQLLIAALGQMREGGLTANRPLGVLAAALTGPALLLGLISPWLLLVPAALALLFACADPGLSRCALRHRGPRFLLYFTAVHFLLHQAIVLGAARGLVRWFTEPDFGPSVRRRATASTSTSASTTTTSV from the coding sequence ATGCCCAGGGCCCGTCCCAGCGTCTCCGTCATCATCCCCAACTACAACTACGAGAAGACCCTGCGCGCCTGTCTCGACTCGGTCCTCGCCCAGACCCACGCTCCGCTGGACGTCATCGTCGTCGACGACGCCAGCACCGACCGGTCCCGGGACATCGCCCGCGAGTTCGGCGTCGTGCTCATCGCCAACCCCCGCAACCGCGGCGTGTCCGCCGCCCGGAACCTCGGGGCCGCCGCCGCCCGCGGCGAGGTGCTCTTCTTCCTCGACTCCGACACCGCGCTGCACCCCGAGGCCCTGGCCAACGCCGTCGACCTGCTCGACGCCGACCCCGGACTCGGCTGTGTGCACGGCGTCCTCGACCCCGAACCGCTCTTCGACGACGGCCCCGTCGAGCGCTACCACGCCCTGCACGCGCACTTCTGGCGCCGCCGGGCGGCCGGCGAGGTGCGCACCGCCTTCTTCGCGCTCGGCGCGATCCGCAAGGAGGTGTTCGAGCGGGTCGGCCCCTTCGACGAGAACCTGCGCGACTCCGAGGACGTCGAGTACAGCGGCCGCCTGGTCCGCTCCCACCGGATCCTGATGACGGAGGCGATCCGCGGCCGGCACGACGACGTCGACCGGCTCGGGGCGATGCTCTCGGAGCAGTACCGGCGCTCCCAGCTGCTGATCGCGGCCCTCGGCCAGATGCGGGAGGGCGGACTCACCGCCAACCGGCCGCTGGGCGTGCTCGCCGCCGCGCTCACCGGGCCCGCCCTGCTGCTCGGCCTGATCTCGCCCTGGCTGCTGCTCGTGCCGGCCGCGCTCGCGCTGCTCTTCGCCTGCGCCGACCCGGGGCTCAGCCGGTGCGCGCTGCGCCACCGCGGTCCCCGCTTCCTCCTGTACTTCACCGCGGTCCACTTCCTCCTCCACCAGGCGATCGTGCTCGGCGCAGCGCGCGGACTCGTCCGCTGGTTCACCGAGCCGGACTTCGGGCCGAGCGTCCGCCGCCGGGCCACCGCGTCCACGTCCACTTCTGCCTCCACGACCACGACGTCCGTCTGA